The Anticarsia gemmatalis isolate Benzon Research Colony breed Stoneville strain chromosome 29, ilAntGemm2 primary, whole genome shotgun sequence genome window below encodes:
- the LOC142984997 gene encoding uncharacterized protein LOC142984997 has translation MTSRLHLLLAATCALALIQLASGQTGISDLSLKFSCVTKQWGDPNTNVPLGGGELARGVKYAVFRAPDVPDTCRITGLSVQVCDLQPNPTVVILKPWSTVAVVRRTIIFDTYGYVQFSARCEYAGELGVSPLDRSANLVNSQGPNAYPFLPPNAKVIAQLSISSNRPVPSVSQPNWQLGRLSATPLDLTNVWQDPNNIIVNDPYFGKPTHASVIATPDDQLNNWQEDELVASPIDQLSVWQEGRPIARPIRPLYPNRLIAKPLEDLNSWQQQDQLVASPFYPLPVWRPSRPIARPVPYPNYFPSRPIAKPVPYPNYFPSRVIARPVPLPNYPANPIAVPISPLVTGLQRDSPIATPIDQLNAWPQQSGLTATPIDQLNAWPQQSGLTATPSDQLIAWPQQSGLTATPSEQLIASHGHSVAIPVGLQIKAIPVSRRSNKSVRSKDNKN, from the exons ATGACATCTAGACTGCATCTGTTGCTCGCCGCGACCTGCGCCCTCGCTCTCATACAACTAGCGAGCGGACAAACTGGTATCAGTGACTTAAGCTTAAAATTCAGTTGCGTTACTAAACAATGGG GTGACCCCAACACGAACGTGCCATTAGGAGGTGGTGAACTTGCACGTGGTGTCAAATATGCAGTTTTCCGAGCACCAGAC GTTCCCGATACTTGCCGCATAACTGGACTGAGTGTTCAAGTATGCGACTTGCAACCTAATCCCACGGTCGTGATACTGAAACCATGGTCTACCGTGGCCGTAGTGCGTCGTACCATCATATTCGATACATATGGCTATGTTCAATTTTCAGCCAGATGCGAGTATGCAGGTGAATTAGGCGTAAGTCCATTGGATCGAAGCGCTAACCTCGTAAATTCCCAAGGACCAAATGCTTACCCATTCCTACCACCAAATGCGAAAGTAATTGCTCAACTTAGTATTTCGTCGAATCGTCCCGTCCCTAGCGTCAGCCAGCCGAATTGGCAACTGGGTCGTCTGTCCGCCACCCCACTAGATCTGACAAACGTCTGGCAAGAtccaaataatataatcgtaAATGATCCGTATTTTGGCAAACCAACACATGCCAGTGTAATTGCCACGCCAGATGATCAATTGAACAATTGGCAAGAAGACGAATTAGTTGCGTCACCGATTGATCAACTGAGTGTCTGGCAGGAAGGTCGTCCTATCGCTAGACCAATTCGTCCTTTGTATCCTAACCGCCTAATTGCCAAGCCACTTGAAGACTTGAACAGTTGGCAGCAACAAGATCAACTAGTCGCCTCACCGTTTTATCCACTGCCTGTCTGGCGGCCAAGTCGTCCAATTGCCAGGCCAGTCCCTTACCCAAATTATTTCCCAAGCCGCCCAATCGCTAAGCCAGTTCCTTACCCAAATTATTTCCCAAGCCGCGTAATCGCGAGGCCAGTTCCTCTTCCGAATTATCCAGCCAATCCAATTGCAGTTCCAATAAGTCCGTTGGTAACTGGGCTGCAACGAGACAGTCCGATCGCCACGCCAATTGATCAATTGAACGCTTGGCCGCAACAGAGTGGTCTAACCGCCACGCCAATTGATCAATTGAACGCTTGGCCGCAACAAAGTGGTCTAACCGCTACGCCTTCTGATCAATTGATCGCTTGGCCGCAACAAAGCGGTCTAACCGCCACTCCCTCTGAACAATTGATCGCTTCACATGGACATAGTGTCGCCATTCCAGTCGGTCTGCAGATAAAAGCCATACCAGTATCTAGACGATCCAACAAGTCTGTAAGATCGAAAGATAACAAAAAttga
- the LOC142985207 gene encoding uncharacterized protein LOC142985207 — protein MTSRLHLLLAATCALALIQLASGEDSNGEIKCTTQQQGDTNTSLIGLEPVILPPGVFDENILVTPPLFCRVRGVKVTVCDTAVAPDVRIEPTLSTITVRRYSNASENAFAYISVKCIIL, from the exons ATGACATCTAGACTGCATCTGTTGCTCGCCGCGACCTGCGCCCTCGCTCTCATACAACTAGCGAGCGGAGAGGACAGTAATGGGGAGATAAAATGTACCACTCAGCAGCAAG GTGACACTAACACTAGTCTCATCGGCCTGGAGCCAGTGATACTGCCACCTGGTGTCTTCGATGAGAACATCTTGGTTACG CCACCGCTGTTTTGTCGTGTCAGAGGTGTGAAGGTCACAGTCTGCGACACAGCCGTCGCCCCGGACGTAAGAATAGAACCTACTTTGTCTACGATCACAGTACGTCGGTACAGCAACGCTTCCGAAAATGCATTCGCGTACATTTCAGTGAaatgcattatattataa
- the LOC142985313 gene encoding uncharacterized protein LOC142985313, translating into MCMYISACVVCGYTRGTRDIMTSRLHLLLAAACALALIQLASGQDKCDEKTMGMKSRQAYNFPPLDLEPGQAEWKIHIPSPPFTDECGAIIGQRALVCDYDKAPVIFFEDASTLMIQRKGELHQSVKLYFTTYFAKLG; encoded by the exons atgtgtatgtatataagtgCGTGTGTTGTGTGTGGGTACACTCGTGGTACACGTGACATCATGACATCTAGACTGCATCTGTTGCTCGCCGCGGCCTGCGCCCTCGCTCTCATACAACTAGCGAGCGGACAGGACAAATGCGATGAGAAGACTATGg GTATGAAATCGCGTCAAGCGTACAATTTTCCTCCGCTAGACTTGGAACCTGGGCAAGCTGAATGGAAAATACATATACCG TCACCTCCATTCACCGACGAGTGTGGCGCGATAATCGGACAGAGGGCACTAGTATGTGACTATGATAAGGCTCCGGTCATATTCTTCGAAGACGCCTCTACCCTCATGATTCAAAGGAAGGGAGAGCTTCACCAATCGGTCAAGTTGTACTTCACTACGTATTTTGCAAAATTGggttaa